aaaaattgtcaatattaaaaaaaaaaaaaaactaatccgATTGAATGAATTTCCTTATGATACCTTATCATCACAAACTCTTATCACTCAAATTATATTAATAAGTTTCCTGTTGGTATAAGTAGCAACCAAGCCATTTTACTCCAATAATGGGAAATATAAAGCAATGTATTTATATATTAATTACATAATACTTACACCAGTTTAAATGATTTCGAAAAAGTCTAATGTGTAATAATTATATAATACATAATTGCAAAAACAACATCTCTCACTGAGCGTAGAAAAAAATTGACTACCTTTGTTTTAAAGTTACAaaactttctttttaaataaaatattgataaatgATAACTAATGCCAAGTTAATTTCTTTGGCAAaggtacctacttttaaaagtaatttgtcaccaatatcttttttttggaaCAGCAGTTTATAGTTACTAAGACCTATTACGTCCGTTGGTGGTTCCTAGAGCGAATAGGTCCTACATCTGCGCTTTATTGTGTAGGGTTTTTGGAAATGTACTTCAGATCCCTCTAACTCTTCACAAGTTGCGCTGACTCTTTATCGACTGTTCTCAGCCATAATTCACCCGGCTCTTCTGTCCTCTTGATTAAGGCATTGCATTGTTTGGCTTGCAATGAAGTCGTTGCCTTTTCGGAGCGTGTGTCCAACCCACTGCCACTTGCGTAATAGATTCTCACCCGTTCTTCCGTTCTATatattcgaatccgaagtcagaaaatcTTTATTAGTTTCTGTTTTCGAaatattattgttaaaaaataaaaaaaaaacattattatgaCTGTTTTTGAGCCTATAAATTATCACACATTTAGGCATACTATCTAAcgctaatatttcaaaaactgaaacTAATCTAAGTTTTCTGACTTCGAATACGTGTTCAGCACAATTAAGACCTTctaagtatattttggttcttggcTAAAAAATCTTGCagacttcactttgaaattcaaatcaaatttaaatgaaatgaaaatcttCTCCATGCGGGGCttgtatttttaatagttttgatTTACGTTGCTTAAATAATAGCTAAACAATCCAAATCAACTCTCTTATCACACTGTCAAAAACCATCTCGCAATCGATTAACAATAGGTGAAGTGGTGATAGATATTCAACGCACTGGTCAATGTGGTCAATACAGGAGGCTCCAGGTTATGTAGTTGCAGGCATAACGCGAATTTCTTTCTAGCTTTCGCACCTCGTCAGGACTTCCTCCCTTAAACACCCttaatttacctttttttatttttcctcgtAAACTACTTTAATTGAAGATGTAAATCCGAAATATagtgttttttacttttaaacgtAATGTTcctcaaaacttaaacaaacattttaaataggCAATATGAAGCCCGAGTTATATCTAACTATAATTTTGCAAAGAAACTAGACTTTCAAAGAAGTTTTAGCTATTTCTGTTAAAGAAGTCGTATAAGATTTTCTCTTATGAGTCTGTTTGGAGGCGTTACAAAATTTATATGCAAAAGGTCTATGAGTTCTACTATTTTTAGAATATTGTCTTTAGGAAAATGTTTCACAATGTCAATTCAGCGATACGTGAACTTAGCAGCTTAACGCATTTATTCTGTGTGAAAATTATACTAAACATTTAAGTGGTATGACTCACGTACTATATTATCgaatttgcataattttttgtacttattaCTTTAAGATCGTCATCTTTTCATTCatccattcattttttttttcttgtctttaaATGTTGATaagaaataaaactaatttCCTTTCATGTCTTACACaaacataaatatttctgtCCAAATTTATTAAGGGATTCACTTTTTTATTGTATTCAAAGTTCCTTTGTAGATGTAAGACAATGAGCTTATCTTCCTTAAATGACGTCTTTCTTTTCTAAACAACACATGTATATAATTTCACATTTTTGTACACATTCCATCCATACAACAATGTACAACCTCCCCAACCTTCACCCTCATTGTTTGGAAAGGGTAGAAGAAATATTCCTTTTTTAAGGAAGCGAAAACacagaagaaaacaaaaaacctcaCACTCTTCTATAACATCACTGGTTTTTTCTCAACCAGGGGGAGGTAAATAGAAAAGTGTAtagaaatacaaataaaaaaaaaaaaacataacgaaGCGATGACGACGTTGTTGTTTAGCTCTTGTTGGGGTTTTTGGCCCACAACCACAAACACACTCTTACAAACCCAACCAAAAACCAACAACTACTGTGTGAGAGCATTTCTGAGAGATGAGGctaattttgtatataatatcGGATTTTTCCGAACCCAAACCGCACAGAGAGCAGCACAGAGAAGCAAAAATGggtatattttcatttttaacctATATTTTCTGATGGCTCTGTGTAGTACTGTGTGTACTGGGAAGCAAAAGCAGCGTATTGTATTTATGTTCTAGAGTATAGTTTACACTTAACTCTGCTCTGTGCTGTGACTGTGTGTGATTTCTTGATATCTGGTGTAATGGTGTAATATTGAAATCAGAAAATTAAGCAGATAGTTCTCTGCTTTCTGCTTCTGCTGCCGCCCACTCACAAGGATATCATCAGAGTCGTCAGAGATTTTAGAGAGTAAAAAAACCAGGAATCGATTGTGCACACGCTGTCGGTCGTCTTCTTCGTCGTTGtttctttcacaaaaaataaatattttaaatcattcaagaataaaaataattttctcaaatttgataataatcttaaaaatttcaattgaaaaaagtaGCTGTATGCAAAAACAATTCCTGGATATTTTTATTGCACATTTCCTGCGAGAGTCCTTCGTACTTCCTTGTATAACATTGTGTAAGGAGCTCATCTCTGAGTGTTCAGTGTAAAAATCGTGTGTATCTGTGGGGGaaatacaaaaaagcaaaacgaacgaaaaaaaaaactatactctGTAAATCGTGggtgtatgaaaaaaaagttacgtatacgcacCAGTGACTTCTGATTCTAGTTAAAATATTCAGTTTTATGGTTGGAAATTACTTTTGGGAgttgtaggtaggtacaaatTCTTGGTCATCACATTTCTCATAGCGCCATGTGGTCGTTGTATGGTCTAAACCGGGGTGTAGTATTATATTCAAGCTAAATGaccttaaaataaatgaaaaaaaaaaaaaactgaattttcacaaaattactgtgcctttttttttctccccaAGAACCAGTCATCCATCAAAATACGAACATACAAAAATTGTGTGTATACCTACtgtagagttttgaaaaaataaaaaaaaaaaatcagttttgttCATGTTTTCATCTCGTTCACAACAAAATTCATCAATCAaatcgaaataaataaaaattgtatttttaatttgaaatcaattttgCAGAACGATATCTCGTATTTATTTTGCTGTGTGCTAAATAAAATCCAAGTGAAAACAGCAGCAATAAAAGAGAAGAAGAAGTTTTATTGAATCCATCTCTCGTTCAAGTGAAGAAAAATCTATCAAAAATCGATCTAATAATGCATAAGATGGCAGCACCAACTGGAGCACCCCAGATAGAGGCACCTCTGGCGGCGCCAAAGTACGGCACACTTATTCCGAATCGAATTTTTGTCGGTGGCATTAGGTTGGTATtaatttatatacttttttttttcttaaaattctacTTGACATtgatttgtattaattttatgtgcTTTTTTTCAGTGGAGATACAACAGAATCTGAATTATGTCGCGTATTTTCTGCCTATGGCAATGTCAAGTCGACAAAGATTATTGTGGACCGAGCAGGAGTTAGCAAGGGCTATGGCTTTGTAACCTTCGAAACGGAACAAGAGGCTCAGAGGCTACAAACTGAGGTGAGTTTTCCCATTTTCCATGATAAATCgatgataaatgaaaaaaaaaaa
This DNA window, taken from Episyrphus balteatus chromosome 2, idEpiBalt1.1, whole genome shotgun sequence, encodes the following:
- the LOC129912789 gene encoding protein boule isoform X7 → MHKMAAPTGAPQIEAPLAAPKYGTLIPNRIFVGGISGDTTESELCRVFSAYGNVKSTKIIVDRAGVSKGYGFVTFETEQEAQRLQTEGPS